The following proteins come from a genomic window of Ailuropoda melanoleuca isolate Jingjing chromosome 2, ASM200744v2, whole genome shotgun sequence:
- the ATP5IF1 gene encoding ATPase inhibitor, mitochondrial, with product MAVTALAARVRLGVWSVRAMQARGFSSERPDSSAGSIREAGGAFGKREQAEEERYFRARNKEQLEALRKHHEEEITHHKEEIERLQKEIERHKKKIKHLKHNDD from the exons ATGGCTGTCACGGCGTTGGCTGCCCGGGTGCGGCTGGGCGTGTGGAGCGTTAGGGCCATGCAAGCCCGAGGCTTCAGCTCCGAACGG CCAGACTCCAGCGCGGGCTCGATCCGGGAGGCAGGTGGGGCCTTcggaaagagagagcaagctgaAGAGGAACGATACTTCCG AGCACGCAATAAAGAACAACTGGAAGCGTTGAGGAAACACCATGAAGAGGAGATCACCCATCATAAAGAGGAAATAGAGCGTCTGCAGAAGGAAATTGAGCGACACAAGAAGAAGATCAAACATCTCAAACACAATGATGATTAA